The Apium graveolens cultivar Ventura chromosome 11, ASM990537v1, whole genome shotgun sequence genome has a window encoding:
- the LOC141697389 gene encoding uclacyanin 1-like, producing MSMARILLCLAAAAMIVNSVIATTTFTVGGPTGGWDTATDLQAWSSSQAFSVGDNLIFQYTPNHNVLEVSKEDYDACQNSNPIKVYPSGATPISLTSHGSRYFICGAPAHCSLGMKIEVVTLAASAPLPALSPDITTQPSDPSTSPAAFFPSPTETTPTSQQSASMSPRSVPSFPLSGSPQSFDSANTLSTEPTTFSAANERATSSIVFSMLMLVPLFV from the exons ATGTCAATGGCGAGAATTCTATTGTGCCTGGCTGCAGCAGCAATGATCGTCAACTCAGTCATAGCAACTACTACTTTCACAGTAGGAGGTCCGACTGGAGGATGGGATACAGCCACCGATTTACAAGCGTGGTCATCATCCCAGGCATTTTCAGTTGGAGACAATCTAA TTTTTCAGTACACACCAAATCACAACGTTCTTGAAGTTTCAAAGGAGGACTATGATGCCTGCCAGAATAGTAACCCAATAAAGGTGTATCCAAGTGGCGCCACACCAATCTCTCTTACTTCTCATGGGAGCCGATACTTCATATGTGGAGCACCTGCACACTGCAGCTTGGGCATGAAAATTGAGGTTGTGACACTTGCAGCTTCAGCCCCATTACCTGCTTTATCACCCGACATCACCACTCAACCTTCTGATCCCTCAACCTCCCCTGCTGCTTTCTTCCCTTCGCCTACAGAGACAACGCCAACATCTCAACAATCAGCTAGCATGAGTCCTAGATCAGTGCCTAGTTTTCCTCTAAGTGGGTCTCCACAGAGCTTTGATTCAGCCAACACACTGTCTACCGAGCCTACCACTTTTTCAGCTGCTAATGAGAGGGCTACCTCATCTATTGTGTTTTCTATGCTCATGTTGGTGCCGTTGTTTGTTTAA
- the LOC141697387 gene encoding uncharacterized protein LOC141697387: MQFLLDSPKSYKSKGLKSLILTSASISIIYFIVSSVLVPNSNSKLLHFSVSLQDISSPTTLDHVVFGIASNNMSWSQRKDYVRLWWKPKRMRGCVFLNSNTTSSDQEDGDNSLPPMCTSGDTSKFRYTYRGGLRSAIRVARVVSETVALNYTNVRWFVFGDDDTVFFPENLVKVLSKYDHNLWYYIGSNSESYTQNKFFSFEMAYGGGGFAISYPLAKVLAKTFDSCIDRYPYLYGSDGRISSCLAELGVSLTKEPGFHQLDMRGDIFGLLAAHPLAPLLSLHHLDILDPIFPNMTSKRALKHLYEAANHDPQRIVQQTVCYDRWFSWTVSVSWGYAVQVYGKHVPLPYMLRAEKTFKPFKKGNHLNYYFNLDVRDYEENRCRRPAVFFMDQVFSEGGKMQSENSTGIQSIYRKLRPDNCTRDLGSPHKLEEIRVYSEKYNPGLKQLVAPRRQCCDVLPSTGSKLMEIGIRECGEEELTYLHP; encoded by the exons ATGCAGTTTCTTCTGGATTCACCCAAGTCCTATAAATCTAAAGGCCTTAAGAGTTTAATCTTAACCTCAGCCTCAATATcgataatatattttatagtttCATCAGTATTAGTCCCGAACTCAAATTCCAAGCTCCTACATTTCTCTGTTTCTTTGCAGGACATTTCTTCACCAACCACTCTTGATCATGTCGTTTTCGGAATTGCATCCAATAACATGTCATGGTCGCAGAGAAAAGATTACGTTAGACTTTGGTGGAAACCAAAGAGAATGCGAGGCTGTGTCTTCCTCAATTCCAACACAACTTCATCAGATCAAGAAGATGGTGATAATTCTCTCCCTCCTATGTGCACTTCCGGTGACACTAGTAAATTTAGGTACACGTACAGAGGTGGACTCCGATCAGCAATACGCGTGGCACGTGTTGTGTCAGAGACAGTTGCTCTCAATTATACAAATGTTAGGTGGTTTGTGTTTGGAGACGATGACACTGTGTTTTTTCCTGAGAATTTGGTGAAAGTTCTGTCTAAGTATGATCATAATTTATGGTACTATATTGGGAGTAATTCTGAGAGCTATACACAGAACAAGTTCTTCTCTTTCGAAATGGCTTATGGAGGAGGTGGATTCGCTATCAGCTATCCCCTAGCAAAAGTATTGGCAAAAACATTTGATTCATGTATTGACAGATATCCTTATCTTTATGGTAGCGACGGGAGGATCTCTTCGTGTCTAGCGGAGCTTGGAGTCTCCTTGACAAAGGAGCCAGGTTTTCATCAG TTGGACATGAGGGGAGATATATTTGGCTTGTTAGCTGCACATCCATTAGCACCCTTGTTATCGCTCCATCATTTGGATATCTTGGATCCAATATTTCCAAACATGACATCAAAAAGGGCACTAAAACATCTATATGAAGCTGCAAATCATGATCCCCAGAGGATCGTGCAGCAAACAGTGTGTTATGACAGATGGTTTTCATGGACAGTTTCGGTGTCTTGGGGTTATGCAGTTCAAGTCTACGGAAAGCATGTACCTTTACCTTACATGCTTCGTGCAGAGAAGACGTTCAAGCCATTTAAGAAGGGAAATCATTTGAACTATTATTTTAATCTTGATGTAAGAGATTATGAGGAAAATCGATGTCGAAGACCAGCTGTTTTCTTCATGGATCAGGTGTTTTCTGAAGGGGGTAAAATGCAGAGTGAAAACAGTACTGGAATACAGAGTATTTACAGGAAACTGAGACCTGATAATTGCACTCGAGACCTTGGTTCACCCCACAAACTGGAAGAGATTAGAGTTTACTCCGAAAAGTATAATCCCGGCCTTAAACAG CTGGTAGCACCAAGACGGCAATGCTGTGACGTATTGCCTTCCACAGGCAGTAAACTGATGGAAATTGGCATTAGAGAATGCGGAGAAGAAGAACTGACTTACTTGCATCCTTAA
- the LOC141697388 gene encoding transcription factor bHLH115-like, with protein sequence MNTASTMDIDPTDTCSNWLFDYGIVEDISTVHFSPSPTIAFSWPINSSSNASAEIDCLPVDFEEVKETASRKRVRPDCPSAASGSKACREKLRRDRLNERFMELGSILEPGRAPKTDKTAILSDAVRMVRQLQNEARKLKESNEELQEKIKELKAEKNELRDEKQRIKMEKEKLEQHVKSFSTQPGFLPHPSTLGAAFSAQGQAAENKLMPFVGYPGLSMWQFMPPAVVDTSQDHVLRPPVA encoded by the exons ATGAACACTGCATCTACTATGGATATTGACCCCACAGATACTTGCTCTAACTGGCTCTTCGATTATGGAATAGTTGAAGATATCTCCACCGTTCATTTTTCGCCATCCCCGACGATTGCTTTTAGCTGGCCGATCAATTCTTCCTCTAATGCAAG TGCTGAGATTGACTGCTTGCCTGTGGACTTTGAAGAAGTCAAGGAAACAGCTTCACGAAAGCG GGTGAGGCCAGATTGTCCCAGTGCTGCATCTGGCTCCAAAGCATGTCGAGAGAAATTGCGAAGAGATAGACTGAACGAGAG GTTCATGGAATTGGGTTCCATCCTGGAGCCTGGAAGGGCACCTAAAACTGACAAGACTGCTATCCTAAGCGATGCTGTTCGGATGGTGAGACAGCTACAAAATGAAGCCAGGAAGCTCAAAGAATCAAATGAAGAATTGCAAGAGAAGATCAAAGAATTAAAG GCTGAAAAGAATGAGCTCCGTGATGAGAAGCAGAGGATAAAGATGGAAAAGGAGAAGCTGGAGCAGCACGTCAAATCCTTCAGTACACAACCAGGCTTTTTGCCCCATCCCTCGACATTGGGGGCTGCATTCTCTGCTCAAGGACAAGCTGCTGAGAACAAGTTGATGCCTTTTGTTGGATACCCTGGTCTTTCTATGTGGCAATTTATGCCTCCTGCAGTAGTTGACACATCACAGGATCATGTACTCCGTCCACCAGTTGCCTAA